The Bradysia coprophila strain Holo2 unplaced genomic scaffold, BU_Bcop_v1 contig_70, whole genome shotgun sequence genome contains a region encoding:
- the LOC119083690 gene encoding uncharacterized protein LOC119083690, whose product MDLKSKTETVIKSLLISSPRSLTISDLDSEFLKSEGYAIPFDSLGYAHLKEFLLSIPDILTISYSGDIIPVATNGRSYHIHKFVASNASTSFNRFNDTYRYPRSHPRIKIGYSSRDFNLDHESSNEMSRVDVRPRLVKAADFTGGDQGPIDRPPIGWTDVPPIVVPKQVEIEELNKTRHAADEALPFIDQDDPIHFLGLGLTSSNVGVKIPSPALTEFKSGHSYHVFVTEINRLSSFWFVLCSSRTEYILMEEQLRLHDNKATMKSFEMVPGIACLVAHKEKVLRAEFLEKPVNGKVTVCFVDYGTVDVVHISQCHRINKYFALIPKLCFPGALELGLMPSGRESESALIQRFCKMVEDKPLCGYVTRVDRKNMLVRMVLVDTSDATEDLIVNRELLTG is encoded by the exons ATGGATCTGAAAAGTAAAACGGAAACAGTGATAAAATCACTGCTAATTTCAAGTCCCAGATCATTGACAATCAGCGATTTGGACAGTGAATTCTTAAAATCGGAAGGTTATGCAATACCGTTTGATAGTCTTGGATACGCTCATTTGAAAGAATTTCTGCTGAGCATACCGGACATCTTAACG ATTTCTTATTCCGGTGACATTATACCAGTGGCAACGAACGGTCGA TCCTACCACATCCACAAATTTGTGGCATCAAATGCATCTACAAGCTTCAACCGATTCAACGATACTTATCGTTATCCACGGTCCCATCCTAGAATCAAAATTGGCTATTCGTCCCGAGACTTCAACCTTGACCACGAATCGTCCAACGAGATGAGTCGAGTCGATGTGAGGCCACGGCTAGTAAAAGCTGCTGACTTTACTGGAGGAGACCAAGGGCCCATCGATCGACCACCAATTGGATGGACCGATGTACCACCAATTGTGGTACCGAAGCAAGTGGAAATTGAGGAGCTGAACAAAACCCGTCATGCTGCCGATGAGGCGTTACCATTTATAGATCAG GATGATCCGATCCATTTCCTTGGACTCGGATTAACATCGTCAAATGTCGGAGTCAAAATTCCAAGTCCAGCCTTGACGGAATTCAAATCGGGACATTCATACCATGTGTTCGTAACGGAAATCAACCGACTGTCGAGCTTTTGGTTCGTGTTATGCAGCAGTAGAACGGAATACATTCTGATGGAAGAGCAGCTGAG GTTGCACGACAACAAAGCCACAATGAAGTCTTTCGAAATGGTGCCAGGGATTGCTTGTTTGGTCGCACATAAAGAGAAGGTTCTGCGTGCAGAGTTCTTGGAAAAGCCGGTCAATGGCAAAGTGACAGTCTGTTTTGTGGATTACGGCACTGTCGATGTAGTTCACATATCCCAATGCCATCGAATTAACAAATATTTCGCGTTGATTCCGAAGCTGTGTTTTCCGGGTGCATTGGAACTTGGGCTGATGCCAAGCGGTCGTGAAAGTGAATCGGCGCTCATTCAACGCTTCTGTAAAATGGTCGAGGACAAACCACTGTGTGGCTATGTAACACGAGTCGATCGTAAG AATATGCTGGTGCGAATGGTTCTGGTCGATACTTCGGACGCGACGGAAGATCTCATAGTCAATCGGGAACTGTTAACGGGCTAA
- the LOC119083692 gene encoding interleukin enhancer-binding factor 3 isoform X2 produces MEVHYFRRFICAWMVIHAALATAVNVQPLESSPKPATENLSRQARDSRYYRDERPSGRCITCAYAYDKGGDRYNDRDRDRPGSNRGYGQSSRGGYEDRNWYYQPDLYEDRNRYGGAGYFDNRYDDRYGQNRYDDRYYNVRPLGPSSQYDRYDVQYGGNYRGNGYDNTDPNYYYEQSRRDPYGGRERPYGGYDRYDTRGSNRDSGYDGYRQGYRGGGSVGIGYDQRNFRPWDESYRGTSGFDNSGRGYYFANKQAQSPHSQPPPQPFRPSYTPTQNPPTQHNNPNNHPYESSSSSGNKGSGNSHNGTGGNSGAGNRGDDTSNGYANNDRNNGQNYRKDPDTQSAPYGSYERPLRGSYLFERDSDSSASETTDSKAPETKSTVIDGETKQ; encoded by the exons ttCATTTGCGCCTGGATGGTAATTCATGCAGCTTTGGCCACAGCAGTCAACGTTCAACCTCTAGAATCATCACCGAAACCTGCCACAGAGAATCTCAGCAGACAGGCTAGAGACAGCCGTTACTACAGAGATGAACGACCATCTGGACGGTGTATAACATGTGCCTATGCCTACGATAAAGGAGGCGACAGATACAATGACAGAGATCGTGATAG ACCTGGTTCTAATCGCGGCTATGGTCAATCCAGCCGTGGTGGTTATGAAGACAGGAATTGGTATTATCAACCAGATCTGTATGAAGATCGTAATCGGTATGGTGGTGCGGGCTATTTTGATAACAG ATATGACGATCGGTATGGTCAGAATCGATACGACGATCGCTACTACAATGTCAGGCCATTAGGACCATCAAGCCAATATGATCGGTACGATGTGCAATATGGTGGTAATTATCGTGGTAATGGATACGACAATACCGATCCAAATTACTACTACGAGCAATCGCGACGTGATCCGTATGGAGGGCGAG aGAGACCATATGGTGGATACGATCGGTACGACACGAGAGGCAGTAATCGAGATTCCGGTTATGACGGCTATCGTCAAGGATATCGCGGTGGTGGAAGCGTTGGCATTGGATATGATCAACGCAATTTCAGGCCTTGGGATGAGAGTTACAG AGGAACATCTGGTTTCGATAATTCTGGCCGAGGATATTATTTTGCAAACAAACAAGCACAATCACCGCACTCGCAACCGCCACCACAACCATTCAGACCATCTTACACTCCTACACAAAATCCACCAACACAACACAACAATCCTAACAATCATCCATATGAAAGTAGTTCATCATCCGGCAACAAAGGATCGGGCAATAGTCATAATGGCACCGGTGGAAATAGTGGTGCTGGCAATCGTGGTGACGATACATCGAATGGCTATGCAAATAACGATAGAAACAATGGGCAAAACTATCGTAAGGATCCAGATACTCAGAG CGCTCCGTACGGCTCATATGAACGGCCTTTGAGAGGCAGCTACTTGTTCGAACGAGACAGTGATTCATCAGCAAGTGAAACCACCGATTCAAAGGCTCCAGAAACCAAATCGACAGTAATCGACGGCGAAACGAAGCAATAA
- the LOC119083692 gene encoding probable serine/threonine-protein kinase clkA isoform X1 — MEVHYFRRFICAWMVIHAALATAVNVQPLESSPKPATENLSRQARDSRYYRDERPSGRCITCAYAYDKGGDRYNDRDRDRYYNPNNYYYRPGSNRGYGQSSRGGYEDRNWYYQPDLYEDRNRYGGAGYFDNRYDDRYGQNRYDDRYYNVRPLGPSSQYDRYDVQYGGNYRGNGYDNTDPNYYYEQSRRDPYGGRERPYGGYDRYDTRGSNRDSGYDGYRQGYRGGGSVGIGYDQRNFRPWDESYRGTSGFDNSGRGYYFANKQAQSPHSQPPPQPFRPSYTPTQNPPTQHNNPNNHPYESSSSSGNKGSGNSHNGTGGNSGAGNRGDDTSNGYANNDRNNGQNYRKDPDTQSAPYGSYERPLRGSYLFERDSDSSASETTDSKAPETKSTVIDGETKQ, encoded by the exons ttCATTTGCGCCTGGATGGTAATTCATGCAGCTTTGGCCACAGCAGTCAACGTTCAACCTCTAGAATCATCACCGAAACCTGCCACAGAGAATCTCAGCAGACAGGCTAGAGACAGCCGTTACTACAGAGATGAACGACCATCTGGACGGTGTATAACATGTGCCTATGCCTACGATAAAGGAGGCGACAGATACAATGACAGAGATCGTGATAG GTATTATAACCCGAATAACTATTATTACAGACCTGGTTCTAATCGCGGCTATGGTCAATCCAGCCGTGGTGGTTATGAAGACAGGAATTGGTATTATCAACCAGATCTGTATGAAGATCGTAATCGGTATGGTGGTGCGGGCTATTTTGATAACAG ATATGACGATCGGTATGGTCAGAATCGATACGACGATCGCTACTACAATGTCAGGCCATTAGGACCATCAAGCCAATATGATCGGTACGATGTGCAATATGGTGGTAATTATCGTGGTAATGGATACGACAATACCGATCCAAATTACTACTACGAGCAATCGCGACGTGATCCGTATGGAGGGCGAG aGAGACCATATGGTGGATACGATCGGTACGACACGAGAGGCAGTAATCGAGATTCCGGTTATGACGGCTATCGTCAAGGATATCGCGGTGGTGGAAGCGTTGGCATTGGATATGATCAACGCAATTTCAGGCCTTGGGATGAGAGTTACAG AGGAACATCTGGTTTCGATAATTCTGGCCGAGGATATTATTTTGCAAACAAACAAGCACAATCACCGCACTCGCAACCGCCACCACAACCATTCAGACCATCTTACACTCCTACACAAAATCCACCAACACAACACAACAATCCTAACAATCATCCATATGAAAGTAGTTCATCATCCGGCAACAAAGGATCGGGCAATAGTCATAATGGCACCGGTGGAAATAGTGGTGCTGGCAATCGTGGTGACGATACATCGAATGGCTATGCAAATAACGATAGAAACAATGGGCAAAACTATCGTAAGGATCCAGATACTCAGAG CGCTCCGTACGGCTCATATGAACGGCCTTTGAGAGGCAGCTACTTGTTCGAACGAGACAGTGATTCATCAGCAAGTGAAACCACCGATTCAAAGGCTCCAGAAACCAAATCGACAGTAATCGACGGCGAAACGAAGCAATAA
- the LOC119083692 gene encoding probable serine/threonine-protein kinase clkA isoform X3: protein MEVHYFRRFICAWMVIHAALATAVNVQPLESSPKPATENLSRQARDSRYYRDERPSGRCITCAYAYDKGGDRYNDRDRDRYYNPNNYYYRPGSNRGYGQSSRGGYEDRNWYYQPDLYEDRNRYGGAGYFDNRYDDRYGQNRYDDRYYNVRPLGPSSQYDRYDVQYGGNYRGNGYDNTDPNYYYEQSRRDPYGGRERPYGGYDRYDTRGSNRDSGYDGYRQGYRGGGSVGIGYDQRNFRPWDESYRGTSGFDNSGRGYYFANKQAQSPHSQPPPQPFRPSYTPTQNPPTQHNNPNNHPYESSSSSGNKGSGNSHNGTGGNSGAGNRGDDTSNGYANNDRNNGQNYRKDPDTQRFLLSPLIALRTAHMNGL from the exons ttCATTTGCGCCTGGATGGTAATTCATGCAGCTTTGGCCACAGCAGTCAACGTTCAACCTCTAGAATCATCACCGAAACCTGCCACAGAGAATCTCAGCAGACAGGCTAGAGACAGCCGTTACTACAGAGATGAACGACCATCTGGACGGTGTATAACATGTGCCTATGCCTACGATAAAGGAGGCGACAGATACAATGACAGAGATCGTGATAG GTATTATAACCCGAATAACTATTATTACAGACCTGGTTCTAATCGCGGCTATGGTCAATCCAGCCGTGGTGGTTATGAAGACAGGAATTGGTATTATCAACCAGATCTGTATGAAGATCGTAATCGGTATGGTGGTGCGGGCTATTTTGATAACAG ATATGACGATCGGTATGGTCAGAATCGATACGACGATCGCTACTACAATGTCAGGCCATTAGGACCATCAAGCCAATATGATCGGTACGATGTGCAATATGGTGGTAATTATCGTGGTAATGGATACGACAATACCGATCCAAATTACTACTACGAGCAATCGCGACGTGATCCGTATGGAGGGCGAG aGAGACCATATGGTGGATACGATCGGTACGACACGAGAGGCAGTAATCGAGATTCCGGTTATGACGGCTATCGTCAAGGATATCGCGGTGGTGGAAGCGTTGGCATTGGATATGATCAACGCAATTTCAGGCCTTGGGATGAGAGTTACAG AGGAACATCTGGTTTCGATAATTCTGGCCGAGGATATTATTTTGCAAACAAACAAGCACAATCACCGCACTCGCAACCGCCACCACAACCATTCAGACCATCTTACACTCCTACACAAAATCCACCAACACAACACAACAATCCTAACAATCATCCATATGAAAGTAGTTCATCATCCGGCAACAAAGGATCGGGCAATAGTCATAATGGCACCGGTGGAAATAGTGGTGCTGGCAATCGTGGTGACGATACATCGAATGGCTATGCAAATAACGATAGAAACAATGGGCAAAACTATCGTAAGGATCCAGATACTCAGAG ATTTCTTCTCTCCCCGTTAATAGCGCTCCGTACGGCTCATATGAACGGCCTTTGA
- the LOC119083692 gene encoding N66 matrix protein isoform X4, protein MEVHYFRRFICAWMVIHAALATAVNVQPLESSPKPATENLSRQARDSRYYRDERPSGRCITCAYAYDKGGDRYNDRDRDRYYNPNNYYYRPGSNRGYGQSSRGGYEDRNWYYQPDLYEDRNRYGGAGYFDNRYDDRYGQNRYDDRYYNVRPLGPSSQYDRYDVQYGGNYRGNGYDNTDPNYYYEQSRRDPYGGRERPYGGYDRYDTRGSNRDSGYDGYRQGYRGGGSVGIGYDQRNFRPWDESYSSSSGNKGSGNSHNGTGGNSGAGNRGDDTSNGYANNDRNNGQNYRKDPDTQSAPYGSYERPLRGSYLFERDSDSSASETTDSKAPETKSTVIDGETKQ, encoded by the exons ttCATTTGCGCCTGGATGGTAATTCATGCAGCTTTGGCCACAGCAGTCAACGTTCAACCTCTAGAATCATCACCGAAACCTGCCACAGAGAATCTCAGCAGACAGGCTAGAGACAGCCGTTACTACAGAGATGAACGACCATCTGGACGGTGTATAACATGTGCCTATGCCTACGATAAAGGAGGCGACAGATACAATGACAGAGATCGTGATAG GTATTATAACCCGAATAACTATTATTACAGACCTGGTTCTAATCGCGGCTATGGTCAATCCAGCCGTGGTGGTTATGAAGACAGGAATTGGTATTATCAACCAGATCTGTATGAAGATCGTAATCGGTATGGTGGTGCGGGCTATTTTGATAACAG ATATGACGATCGGTATGGTCAGAATCGATACGACGATCGCTACTACAATGTCAGGCCATTAGGACCATCAAGCCAATATGATCGGTACGATGTGCAATATGGTGGTAATTATCGTGGTAATGGATACGACAATACCGATCCAAATTACTACTACGAGCAATCGCGACGTGATCCGTATGGAGGGCGAG aGAGACCATATGGTGGATACGATCGGTACGACACGAGAGGCAGTAATCGAGATTCCGGTTATGACGGCTATCGTCAAGGATATCGCGGTGGTGGAAGCGTTGGCATTGGATATGATCAACGCAATTTCAGGCCTTGGGATGAGAGTTACAG TTCATCATCCGGCAACAAAGGATCGGGCAATAGTCATAATGGCACCGGTGGAAATAGTGGTGCTGGCAATCGTGGTGACGATACATCGAATGGCTATGCAAATAACGATAGAAACAATGGGCAAAACTATCGTAAGGATCCAGATACTCAGAG CGCTCCGTACGGCTCATATGAACGGCCTTTGAGAGGCAGCTACTTGTTCGAACGAGACAGTGATTCATCAGCAAGTGAAACCACCGATTCAAAGGCTCCAGAAACCAAATCGACAGTAATCGACGGCGAAACGAAGCAATAA